A genomic region of Solanum dulcamara chromosome 2, daSolDulc1.2, whole genome shotgun sequence contains the following coding sequences:
- the LOC129880268 gene encoding uncharacterized protein LOC129880268 yields MDRVCIYIAYNGKWTTDYKYLDHEIKLILVNDGITFEGLVEKIFQILKLKTGEIKANIWFDTNLETSKGMLVTNDEEVTTCIYLLKNDPNFKTSRFIVDIAESNSLSSVNIVQQEEMQIERDEASIPVEPISEFEPLETKSSHGMKLRKRAQNRKVSKKRKRSRSKRDDLPSVILRENASLDEIVVGSLFANKECLKKCFTNSAIRDHFKFKTVRSTKKRYYLKCYDDKCRWFLHSSRINDSALFKICKYVKNHTCSADVFKPDQQRHATSRVISDYIRELLPEYETEMTPNFVKEEMRKRYGLNISYHKAWRSIQLAFGVKNGSPEQNNDLLLSEPEQNNEFLPYEPEQSNEFLPYEPEQNNGWLPSEPEQNNELHRSEPEENNKLLPSEPEQKKELCLSEPEVRKELLQSEPKQSNAFNPSEPEQKELLPSEPEQKELLPSEPKQNNELLSSEEKKTSEGMIKLKPDRV; encoded by the coding sequence ATGGATAGGGTTTGCATCTATATTGCTTACAATGGCAAATGGACTACAGATTACAAGTATTTGGATCATGAGATCAAGCTAATTCTTGTGAATGATGGGATAACGTTTGAAGGTCTCGTTGAGAAGATTTTTCAGATTCTAAAACTGAAAACGGGTGAGATTAAAGCAAATATTTGGTTTGACACAAATCTAGAAACAAGCAAAGGAATGCTAGTAACAAATGACGAGGAAGTTACTACTTGCATCTACTTGTTGAAAAATGATCCAAATTTCAAGACTTCCCGTTTCATTGTTGATATTGCAGAAAGCAATTCTTTGTCTTCTGTCAATATTGTACAACAAGAGGAAATGCAAATTGAAAGAGATGAGGCATCGATACCTGTTGAGCCAATATCAGAGTTTGAACCTCTGGAAACAAAATCGTCACATGGTATGAAACTGAGAAAAAGGGCCCAGAACAGAAAAGtatccaaaaaaagaaaaaggtcgAGGAGTAAAAGAGATGATTTGCCAAGTgtgattttgagagaaaatgcTTCATTGGATGAAATAGTTGTGGGATCTTTGTTTGCGAACAAAGAATGTTTAAAGAAATGTTTCACAAATAGCGCAATCAGAGACCATTTCAAATTCAAGACCGTCAGATCAACCAAAAAAAGATATTATCTAAAGTGTTATGATGACAAATGCCGTTGGTTTTTGCATTCTTCACGGATCAATGATTCTGCATTATTCAAGATTTGTAAGTATGTGAAAAACCATACTTGCTCTGCTGATGTGTTTAAACCTGACCAACAACGGCACGCAACATCAAGGGTCATATCTGATTACATCCGTGAGCTTCTACCTGAATATGAAACAGAAATGACACCAAATTTTGTGAAGGAAGAAATGAGAAAGAGATATGGACTGAATATTAGTTACCACAAAGCATGGCGTTCAATACAACTAGCCTTTGGTGTGAAAAATGGAAGTCCTGAACAGAACAATGACTTGCTTCTGTCTGAACCAGAACAGAACAATGAATTCCTTCCGTATGAACCAGAACAGAGCAATGAATTCCTTCCGTATGAACCAGAACAGAACAATGGATGGCTTCCATCTGAACCAGAACAGAACAATGAATTGCATAGGTCTGAACCAGAAGAGAACAATAAATTGCTTCCCTCGGAGCCAGAACAGAAGAAAGAATTGTGTCTCTCTGAACCAGAAGTGAGAAAAGAATTGCTGCAATCTGAACCAAAACAGAGCAATGCATTTAATCCGTCTGAACCAGAACAGAAAGAATTACTTCCGTCTGAACCAGAACAGAAAGAATTACTTCCGTCTGAACCAAAACAGAACAACGAATTGCTTTCatctgaagaaaaaaaaacctcGGAAGGGATGATCAAACTCAAACCTGATAGGGTCTAG